From Actinosynnema mirum DSM 43827, a single genomic window includes:
- a CDS encoding ABC transporter permease produces the protein MLRYTIRRLIQLVVVVLVLSLLVFSWLRALPGGPASALLGERGTEESRAALSKQLGLDQPIFVQYFKFLGRALTGDFGNSTGVQPGDAVVDIFLQRFPATIELSAFAMLIAIALGIPLGYLAARKRGGLFDNLSVGGSLIGVAVPVFFLAYLLKYVFASQLGWLPSAGRQSAGLDATRVTGFFVLDGFLTQEWDAALNALTHLVLPACALATIPFAVIFRITRAAVLDVLNEDYVRTAESKGLLGSVIRRRHILRNAMLPVVTTIGLQIGALLAGAVLTEKVFAFPGVGEALAIGFERRDYPVLQMFILVAAMIYVLVNLLVDLSYALIDPRIRAR, from the coding sequence GTGCTCCGCTACACCATCCGACGGCTGATCCAGCTCGTCGTCGTGGTGCTGGTGCTCTCGTTGCTCGTCTTCTCGTGGTTGCGCGCACTCCCGGGAGGGCCGGCATCGGCCCTCCTGGGGGAGCGCGGCACGGAAGAGTCACGGGCGGCGTTGAGCAAGCAGCTCGGCTTGGACCAGCCGATCTTCGTCCAGTACTTCAAATTCCTGGGCCGCGCCCTCACCGGGGACTTCGGCAACTCGACCGGCGTGCAGCCGGGTGACGCGGTGGTGGACATCTTCCTCCAGCGCTTCCCCGCCACGATCGAGCTGAGCGCCTTCGCCATGCTGATCGCGATCGCGCTGGGGATCCCCCTGGGCTACCTGGCCGCCCGCAAGCGCGGCGGCCTGTTCGACAACCTGAGCGTGGGCGGCTCGCTGATCGGCGTCGCCGTGCCGGTCTTCTTCCTGGCCTACCTGCTCAAGTACGTCTTCGCGTCGCAGCTGGGCTGGCTGCCCTCCGCGGGCAGGCAGTCCGCCGGCCTCGACGCGACCCGCGTCACCGGCTTCTTCGTCCTCGACGGCTTCCTCACGCAGGAGTGGGACGCCGCGCTGAACGCGCTGACGCACCTGGTCCTGCCCGCGTGCGCGCTGGCCACCATCCCGTTCGCGGTGATCTTCCGGATCACCAGGGCGGCGGTGCTCGACGTGCTGAACGAGGACTACGTGCGCACCGCCGAGTCCAAGGGCCTGCTGGGCAGCGTCATCCGCCGCAGGCACATCCTGCGCAACGCGATGCTGCCCGTGGTCACCACCATCGGCCTGCAGATCGGCGCGCTGCTGGCAGGCGCGGTGCTCACCGAGAAGGTGTTCGCCTTCCCCGGCGTCGGCGAGGCGCTGGCCATCGGGTTCGAGCGCAGGGACTACCCGGTCCTGCAGATGTTCATCCTGGTCGCCGCCATGATCTACGTGCTGGTGAACCTGCTGGTGGACCTGTCGT